A single genomic interval of Thermodesulfobium sp. 4217-1 harbors:
- a CDS encoding universal stress protein gives MFKKILFAVDSTPKRHDVMSIGYELAKLSGAKIILFHVIEMPTQVADLNPDAEEAGYKRASALVDELKKEIKDPDIIDEISIQEGESPSMEIYNAAKKFNVDLIVLGRKTGFEASIMHHSIARFLIEKSKIPILIV, from the coding sequence ATGTTTAAGAAGATATTGTTTGCAGTTGATTCGACGCCTAAAAGACATGATGTTATGAGTATAGGCTATGAGTTGGCAAAATTAAGTGGTGCAAAAATAATACTCTTTCATGTTATTGAAATGCCTACACAAGTTGCTGACCTTAACCCTGATGCCGAAGAAGCGGGATATAAAAGGGCTAGTGCTCTTGTAGATGAGCTAAAAAAAGAAATAAAAGACCCAGATATTATAGATGAAATTTCAATCCAAGAAGGGGAGAGCCCTTCAATGGAAATTTATAACGCTGCAAAAAAATTTAATGTTGACCTGATCGTGCTGGGTAGAAAAACTGGCTTTGAGGCGTCTATTATGCACCACTCCATTGCTAGATTCTTGATTGAGAAATCAAAAATCCCAATACTTATAGTTTGA
- the selD gene encoding selenide, water dikinase SelD has product MNSFPKLTSLVRCAGUAAKLNPKDLGEVLKDLPKFEHPGLIFSSDGLDDAGAFVIKDDLAIVQSVDFFPPVVNSPDLYGKIAAANSLSDLYAVGAKPITALNILGFPRYDIELDVINEILRGSHEKVKEAGALILGGHTVDDLELKYGLSVTGIAKKDELIAHNRAQPGDIIILTKPLGTGILTSALKIDLIDEEDMKDALQSMQELNYFAGEAQKRFKATSGTDITGFGLVGHAANIARSSKVVFEIFSKSLPIFEGVLNLANDSVLPAGIFANIDFYKENVVEIGKIDENYKYVIYDPQTSGGLLSTYNPDVVDDVLKFLKDNGVDGYIIGSVKKGAAFSSGTIVFKEGSFR; this is encoded by the coding sequence GTGAACAGTTTCCCAAAGCTTACTTCTTTAGTTCGTTGTGCTGGCTGAGCAGCAAAACTCAATCCAAAGGACCTAGGTGAGGTCTTAAAAGATTTACCAAAATTTGAGCATCCTGGACTAATTTTTAGCTCTGATGGCCTTGATGACGCAGGAGCTTTTGTGATAAAAGATGATTTAGCCATTGTTCAATCTGTTGACTTTTTCCCTCCTGTAGTAAACAGCCCCGACTTATACGGGAAGATTGCCGCTGCTAATTCTCTCTCGGATTTATATGCCGTTGGAGCAAAGCCGATAACTGCATTAAATATCCTCGGATTTCCAAGATATGATATTGAACTCGATGTGATAAACGAAATACTTAGAGGCTCTCACGAAAAAGTTAAAGAAGCCGGTGCATTGATTCTTGGTGGGCACACTGTCGACGATTTAGAATTAAAATATGGACTTAGTGTTACTGGAATTGCAAAAAAGGATGAGCTGATTGCCCACAACAGAGCACAGCCAGGCGATATAATCATCCTTACAAAACCGCTTGGTACAGGAATACTCACTTCTGCCTTAAAAATTGACCTGATAGATGAAGAGGATATGAAAGACGCTCTTCAATCTATGCAAGAGCTAAATTATTTTGCTGGTGAAGCACAAAAAAGGTTTAAAGCAACTTCTGGCACAGATATAACAGGTTTTGGCCTGGTCGGACACGCAGCAAATATAGCAAGATCCAGCAAAGTCGTATTTGAGATATTTTCTAAATCACTACCTATATTTGAAGGAGTTTTAAACCTTGCAAACGATAGCGTGCTCCCTGCTGGGATATTCGCAAATATTGATTTTTATAAAGAAAATGTCGTTGAAATAGGCAAAATTGATGAAAATTATAAATACGTCATTTATGATCCACAGACCTCAGGTGGGCTTCTTTCTACTTACAATCCAGATGTCGTAGACGATGTATTAAAATTTCTTAAAGACAATGGAGTTGATGGATACATTATAGGCAGTGTAAAAAAAGGAGCTGCATTTAGTTCTGGCACAATCGTTTTTAAAGAAGGATCATTTAGATGA
- a CDS encoding ABC transporter permease — protein sequence MSASLQRIWAVFIKEFIQFFRDKVTFITAIAIPLIQLILYGYAINTDVKHQSTVVYDQSKSVMSRDILYKFQSSQYFDIKGFLNSSNAVGKAIDNGQAKVGIIIPPKLESNILDNKSSQILVIIDASDPMSSSSALSASQMIGLMENQEILTNKLQQNGIILPNKNPFEVDVRAWYNPDLLSTYFLVPGLIAVLISLSTLVLTAMAIVREKERGTYEQLIVTPLRPIELTIGKVMPYAIIGYAQMSLVIIAAVALFNLNIKGNLFLLYIFALPFILANLSLGYIISTLAKNQQQALQMSFFLMVPIFLLSGFMFPREAMPGIIYYLSYIAPATFFLVVVRGIILKGLGFFELWQWEVGLIIYIIIALNISRFLLKRKS from the coding sequence ATGAGCGCATCGCTTCAAAGAATATGGGCTGTATTCATTAAAGAATTCATCCAATTTTTCAGAGATAAGGTTACCTTTATAACGGCCATTGCTATCCCTTTAATACAGCTGATTTTATACGGATATGCAATAAATACAGATGTAAAACACCAGTCTACAGTAGTATACGATCAATCAAAATCAGTGATGTCAAGAGACATACTATACAAGTTTCAAAGCTCACAATATTTTGACATAAAGGGATTTCTAAATAGTTCAAATGCAGTCGGCAAAGCAATTGACAATGGACAAGCAAAGGTGGGAATTATTATTCCGCCAAAACTCGAATCAAACATATTGGACAACAAGTCAAGCCAGATATTGGTAATAATTGACGCATCCGATCCTATGTCATCAAGCTCTGCCCTATCGGCATCTCAGATGATAGGCCTGATGGAAAATCAAGAGATATTAACAAACAAACTTCAACAAAACGGAATAATATTGCCCAATAAAAACCCCTTTGAAGTGGATGTTAGGGCATGGTATAACCCCGATCTACTGTCAACGTATTTTCTTGTTCCAGGTTTAATCGCTGTTTTAATAAGCTTATCGACATTGGTTTTAACAGCAATGGCGATTGTGAGAGAGAAGGAAAGAGGCACATACGAGCAGCTTATAGTTACCCCGCTTAGGCCAATTGAGCTGACCATCGGGAAGGTTATGCCTTATGCAATTATAGGATATGCTCAAATGTCTCTTGTTATAATAGCCGCAGTGGCGCTATTTAATCTCAACATTAAGGGGAATTTATTTTTATTGTACATTTTCGCACTACCCTTTATACTTGCCAATTTAAGCCTTGGATACATAATTTCTACTCTTGCAAAAAACCAACAGCAAGCTCTCCAAATGTCATTCTTTCTTATGGTGCCCATCTTCTTGCTGAGCGGCTTTATGTTCCCAAGAGAGGCTATGCCTGGCATAATATATTATTTAAGCTATATCGCACCAGCCACATTCTTCCTGGTGGTAGTACGAGGCATCATCTTAAAAGGTTTAGGCTTTTTCGAGCTTTGGCAATGGGAAGTCGGATTGATAATATATATTATAATTGCTTTAAATATATCAAGGTTCTTGCTTAAAAGAAAGTCATAA